A genomic segment from Ptychodera flava strain L36383 chromosome 8, AS_Pfla_20210202, whole genome shotgun sequence encodes:
- the LOC139139374 gene encoding kelch-like ECH-associated protein 1, with the protein MAECMLQPQSYNGSQYKFQSTQDGAFIFKIEQHHDEAFQVMNELRYNKHLCDVTIKVESKEFYAHKVVLASSSPYFRAMFTSGYSECQKNTVELKETHPCVFALLIDFAYTSTILVNEWNVLKLLTTAVMFQMTHVVNACCQFLEYQLDPSNCIGISEFAKEYSLTELHKKAICYICKNFCEVSKTEEFMNLNLYQLVKLASQDCLDVMCESEVYEACLRWIRHDEKSRRPCFDKLLGGGIRCSQLTPCFLKKQLQDCDIVKCEPKCKDYLVKIFRDLTLHKKICEKSRNPPSRCVIYSAGGYLRHSLSIMECYYPESNSWIKLADLPEPRSGLSAVTVLGTFYAIGGRNNSPDGNMDSNSVDSYDAVTNTWKSLQPMNFPRNRVGVGVIDGLLYAVGGSQGCHHHNTVERYSPPQDKWTQVASMHTRRIGVGCAVVNRLLYAVGGYDGTNRLKCVECYYPETDEWKCVAPMNTTRSGAGVVSMDNHVYAVGGYDGTSQLCSVERYDVETNEWTYLANMNSRRSALSVAVLGGKLYALGGYDGSDFLASVEVYNPETDTWTIITQMSTGRSGAGVAVGIEPCLNR; encoded by the exons ATGGCAGAGTGTATGCTGCAACCTCAATCTTATAATGGTAGTCAGTATAAATTCCAATCAACTCAAGATGGTGCTTTTATCTTCAAAATTGAACAGCATCATGATGAAGCATTTCAGGTGATGAATGAATTGAGGTACAATAAACATTTGTGTGATGTTACTATTAAAGTTGAATCTAAAGAATTTTATGCACACAAAGTTGTGTTAGCATCATCCAGTCCATATTTCAGGGCAATGTTTACAAGTGGTTACAGTGAGTGTCAGAAAAACACGGTGGAACTGAAGGAAACTCACCCCTGTGTCTTTGCTTTGCTGATAGACTTTGCCTATACATCAACCATACTTGTAAATGAGTGGAATGTATTAAAGTTGTTGACAACCGCCGTCATGTTCCAGATGACCCATGTTGTCAATGCGTGCTGTCAATTTCTTGAATATCAGTTAGATCCAAGTAATTGTATTGGCATATCAGAATTTGCTAAAGAGTATTCGCTCACTGAGCTCCACAAAAAAGCCATCTGTTACATCTGTAAGAATTTCTGTGAAGTCTCCAAGACAGAGGAATTTATGAACTTGAACTTATATCAACTTGTCAAATTAGCAAGTCAGGATTGTCTAGATGTGATGTGTGAATCTGAAGTTTATGAAGCATGTCTACGATGGATACGACATGATGAAAAGAGTCGAAGGCCGTGTTTTGATAAATTGTTAGGTGGTGGAATAAGGTGCAGTCAACTCACACCATGCTTCCTCAAGAAACAACTACAAGATTGTGACATTGTGAAATGTGAACCAAAGTGTAAGGATTATTTGGTCAAGATATTTCGAGACCTTACACTACACAAAAAGATCTGTGAGAAAAGTCGCAACCCTCCTTCTCGATGTGTAATTTATTCTGCTGGTGGTTACTTACGACATTCCCTTAGCATCATGGAATGTTACTATCCAGAATCTAATTCCTGGATAAAGCTTGCAGATTTGCCAGAACCAAGGAGTGGACTCAGTGCTGTTACAGTTCTTGGTACATTCTATGCAATTGGTGGACGAAATAACTCTCCTGATGGTAACATGGATTCCAATAGTGTTGATTCCTATGATGCTGTAACCAATACATGGAAATCCTTACAGCCGATGAATTTTCCTCGGAATAGAGTTGGTGTTGGTGTGATTGATGGATTACTATATGCTGTTGGAGGTTCTCAGGGATGTCATCACCATAACACAGTTGAAAG GTACTCCCCTCCACAAGATAAATGGACTCAGGTAGCTTCTATGCACACAAGACGTATTGGTGTCGGTTGTGCTGTTGTCAATCGATTGCTTTATGCTGTTGGGGGTTATGATGGTACAAATCGTTTGAAATGCGTGGAATGTTACTATCCAGAAACTGATGAATGGAAATGTGTAGCACCTATGAATACCACACGTAGTGGTGCAG GTGTGGTCAGCATGGACAACCATGTGTATGCTGTAGGTGGATATGATGGAACCAGTCAATTGTGTAGTGTTGAACGTTATGATGTAGAAACTAATGAATGGACTTATTTAGCCAATATGAACTCACGAAGAAGTGCATTGAGTGTTGCAGTGCTAGGAGGAAAACTCTATGCATTAG gTGGATATGATGGATCTGATTTCTTGGCCAGTGTTGAAGTGTACAATCCAGAAACGGATACTTGGACCATCATAACACAGATGAGCACTGGTCGTAGTGGTGCAGGTGTAGCTGTAGGAATTGAGCCCTGTCTCAATAGGTGA